The DNA segment TTATGTTCATTCAAATATTGTCTTTTGTAGAGAAAGTACctctttgttttcaaaacataaatataagCTTTCAATTAAAAGCTTTGAAAGATCTTCACAGGTGCATATATTTTTCGAAAAGAAATCAAGCTATATCTAATAATGAATAACAAAGCCGCAAGGTTATTagcatttaatttatttgatattttaatttaaaatctaaagaaaaatatgttatgGAAGGAAACGTTACTCTGCTTGGACCTCTTGAGTACCAATATGAAAGGGGTATAACATATTGGATGTGTATATTTGGctttattttatttggaattcaGCGTTCCGTATATCATTAGCTAGAACAGAACAATGTTTCAGTCTGGTTCCCTTTCTTACCATACGCAAATAATGACCTGAACAATAACCATTTCGTGACAAAAGAAAGAACTGATGAAGaaggaagtttttaagttcaGTGTGGCGGCTGTACAACGTCGCCCATACTTTAACGTTGTGTTCTTTTCTCTGGTCGTGTTGAATCAGGAATTTCAGCTAATGCCCATTTATAAGGATTCCACTAAACATTTTGCTCATATCGTTATTACCCATGAACAGATCTATCATACACGCTCtgcttttttattatataccaatATAAGTTCTGTAAAAAagtcggcttgtatttcacaagtaggtatgaacatgcagaaaaaaattccgtattgtaccttttgtactGTATGTTATCGggctactttcattaatatgcatgacctgacacagttttataaatagcgcacataaaagcTTCACTAAGtagataaacattgaagattttgttcaataacaaaacaccaaacaaaaaggTGAAGGCAtgtgcgcctcgtgagatccgatctgctGGCcggatcaagctactattataataactctATAAGGTGGCTTTCTTTCGTTTCATGCTTTCAGTGGATATTAGGTGCAGGTAAAAACTGGATAGTTGGCCTAACAACTGTATATCACTATGATGACGCTAAACAATACACAGAAACAAAACAGCACAAAACTTATGATGGCATGTcgtataaaacaaattatgtaatgAAATAGCAACTATTTTATTCTTTGATAAACATATAAAATTCGATTTGtatacaaataataaattatCTGACTCAACATTTAATTGACTGACTTTAAACAATACTATTGCTGTAATAATGTGGTGACTTaacgtattattattattataagtgcAATGGAAGTCCAAGTAATTTATTAACATCTTTAGTTTGAACGTAACAAACGAATGTAGTACTGCATTATATTTAATTTTCACTCcattttattacattacatatCCTCTAGGTATCTTCATGTTTTTCGGGGTTTTTTTGGTAGCAGAATCTAGTCATATGGAAAACGTCTCCTGTGATAATATGATCGTCAATAATAGGGACGATATCCTCCCCGGTAATAAGGTCGAGGAAAATGTCTTCAATCATAATGTCTGCGGTACCCGCCGTACCCACCGCGGTACCCGCCGCGGTACCCACCGCGGTACCCACCGCGGTACCCGCCGTACCCACCGCGGTACCCGCCGCGGTACCCACCGCGGTACCCACCGCGGTACCCGCCGCGGTACCCGCCGAGGTACCCGCCGCGGTACCCACCGCGGTACCCACCGCGGTACCCGCCGTACCCACCGCGGTACCCGCGGTACCCGTACCTGCCTGC comes from the Mercenaria mercenaria strain notata chromosome 9, MADL_Memer_1, whole genome shotgun sequence genome and includes:
- the LOC123547206 gene encoding glycine-rich protein 3-like, producing the protein MKIELQIKHYIMKKIALLLFAAVVLCSLTSSYGQYEGYHGAGRYGYRGYRGGYGGYRGGYRGGYRGGYLGGYRGGYRGGYRGGYRGGYRGGYGGYRGGYRGGYRGGYRGGYGGYRRHYD